The Cystobacter ferrugineus nucleotide sequence CCGCGAGGCACGCCGCTGCTGCACACGCCCGCGCCCCAGGTCGTCTTCTATCTGCAGAACCATGATCAGCTCGCCAACGCGCTCAAGGGCGAGCGGTTGCACCAGCAGACGGGGCTCGCGCGAGCCCGGGCGCTCACCACGCTGCTGCTCTTGCTGCCCCAGACCCCCATGCTCTTCATGGGCCAGGAGTTCTTCGCCTCCTCGCCCTTCCTCTACTTCGTGGACCACAAGCCCGAGCTGCAGGAAGTGGTGCGCAAGGGGCGCAACGACTTCCTCTCCCAGTTCGCCAGCGCCCGTCACGCCCTGGAGCAGGAGGGCTACCAGGTCCCCTTCGGCGAGGAGGCCTTCCGGCGCTCCAAGCTCGACTGGAGCGAGCGGGAGCGGAACGCGGAGGCGCTCGCGCTCCACCGGGATCTGCTGAAGCTGCGGCGGGAGGATCCGGTGTTCGCGGCCCAGGACATGGCGCGACTGGCCGGCGCGGTGTTGTCGAAGGAAGCGCTGGTGTTGCGCTATTTCGGAGGCGAGTGGGAGGGCGACCGGCTGCTGCTGCTCAACCTGGGCGCGGAGCTGGAAATGGCCCCGTGCCCCGAGCCGCTGTTGGTGGCGCCCCCGGGAAATAAGTGGCGCCCGCTCCTGGCTTCTGAGCACGTCCGCTACGGTGGCATGGGAAGTCCTCCGTTCGCGGAGGATGGCCGCATCCGAATTCCCGGACAGATGGCGCTCGTGCTCACGAGCGAGGAGGAGACGAAGTGACCGCTGCGACTGAAAGCCCCACCCTGCCCCGGTTGTCCTTCTCCTGGCCCGAAGGCGCGGACTTCACGGAGCTGCTTCCGCGCGAGTGGCTGGTGACCAACGGGCGCGGCGGCTATGCCTCGGGCTCGCTTTCGGCGTGCAACACGCGGCGCTACCACGGGCTGTTCATCCCCGGCCTGGAGAAGAAGGGCCGCACGGTGATGCTGGCGCGGCTCAACGAGGAAGTGCTCGTGCGGGGCCAGACGTACCGCCTGGACACGGAGCAGTGCGCGGACGGCAACCACGTGACGGGGGGCGCGCGGCTGCTGCGCGGCTTCCACCTGGAGGGACTGGTGCCGCACTGGCTCTATCAGCTCGGCGAGGCGCGCCTGCAACGCAAGCTGACGCTCGTGCATGGCGAGAACACGCTCGTCGTGGTGTGGGAGCACCTGTCGGGGCCCGAGGTGGGGCTGCGGCTGAGGCCCTTCCCCGCCCTGCGCATGCACGACGACAAGTTGCACACCACCCTGCTGGAGCCCACGGTGTTCCTGTCGAGCTCGCGGGTGGAGCTCCGGGCGAGCGAGGGCGCACCGCCCATGCGCATGCGCCTCTACTCGTCCGCGCCGGCGCCCTTCGTGGGGTTGCGCGAGACGAGCGCGCCCCAGCTCTACACGGTGGAGCGGTCGCGCGGGTATGACCACTTGGAGACGCTGGTGAGCCCGGGCTACTTCGATTGCACGTTGCGCCCGGGCGAGCGCCTGGCGATGTGCGTCACCACGGAAGACGCCGCGGTGCTGGAGCGGGACCCCCACGAGACGTTCTCGCTGGAGTACGAGCGCGAGCGGCGGCTGCTGGTGCAGGTGCCCCCGGCCGCGCGCACGGGGGTGTCGGCGCGGCTGGTGCTCGCGGCGGATCAATTCATCATCGCGCCCACGCGTTCCACGGACGAGGCCTGGGCGCGCGCGGTGGGCCAGGACGTGCGCTCGGTGATCGCCGGCTACCACTGGTTCACCGACTGGGGCCGCGACACGATGATCTCCCTGGAGGGGCTGACGTTGAGCACGGGCCGCCACGCCACGGCGGCGGCCATCCTGCGCACCTTCCATCACCACGTGCGCGACGGCCTGTTGCCCAACCTCTTCCCCGAAGGCGAGTCCGAGGGCCTGTACCACACCGCGGACGCGACGCTGTGGTTCTTCCATGCCGTGGACCGCTACCTCCAGCACACGAAGGACGAGCAGTTGTTGCGCGACTTCTATCCGACGCTGACGGGCATCATCACGCACCACCAGAAGGGCACGCGCCACAACATCCGCGTGGACCCGAAGGATGGGCTGTTGAGCCAGGGCGAGGAGGGCTACCAGCTCACGTGGATGGACGCGAAGGTGGACGGCTGGGTGGTGACACCCCGGCGAGGCAAGGCGGTGGAGCTCAACGCGCTGTGGTTCAACGCCTTGCGGCTGATGGTGGAGTGGTCCGAGCGGCTGGGCGAGGACGCGCGGCCCTACGCCGCGGCGGCGGAGCAGGCCCACGGGAGCTTCAACCGGCGCTTCTGGAACCCAGCCACCGGGTGCCTGTTCGACGTGGTGGATGGCGAGGGCGGCAAGGATGACCCCGCGGTGAGACCGAACCAGGTGTTCGCGATCTCGCTGAAGAACCCGGTGCTGCGGCGGGACAAGTGGGAGCCGGTGATGACGAAGGTGCACGAGCAACTGCTGACGCCGGTGGGCCTGCGCAGCCTCGCGCCCGGGCACCCGGACTACAAGCCGAACTACGATGGCGACCTGCGGGCGCGCGACGCGGCGTACCACCAGGGCACCGTGTGGGGGTGGCTCATCGGCCACTACGTGGACGCGACGCTGAAGCTGAGCGAGGACAAGCGGGACGCGCGGGCCGTGCTCGAGGGCATGAAGCAGCACCTGGAGCACGCGGGCGTGGGGCAGATCAGCGAGATCTTCGATGCCACGGAGCCCTTCCGGCCCCGGGGCTGCATCGCGCAGGCCTGGAGCGTGGCGGAGACCCTGCGCGTCTTCCTGAAGACGGACGTGCCCTGAGCCCCACCCCTGCCCTCCTCGACCGCCCTGCTCCTCTGGCGGTTGCCACGGGCTCGATCAGACCATGCTAGAAAGTGGGGCCGCCGGAGACCCGGCCCCCGTCCTCGCCTCGGCGTCTCCGCGGCCATCGAGAGGAACACATCATGTATGGTCTGATCGGAAGGATGATCGCCGCACCGGGCAAGCGGGACGAACTGCTCGCCGCGCTGAACGGCAGCACCGGGCACATGCCCGGATGCCTCAGTTATGTCATCGCGCTCGATCGCGAGCACCCGGATGCCCTCTGGGTCACGGAAGTCTGGGACAGCGCGGAGAGCCACAAGGCGTCCCTGTCGCTGCCCGAGGTGCGCGCGGCGATCACCAAGGCCCGGCCGATCATCGCCGGGTTCGATAACCGGGTGGAGACGATCCCCGTCGGCGGGGTGGGCCTGGCGAAGGCGACGTAACGCTCTGGCGGGTGAGGGATCCATCGATTCACGACGCGACCAGGCACCTGGTCGTTCATTAGTGGTTGATTTCCCAGAACGGGCGATAGAGGCGCCGCCGTGCGGCGCTACCCTCCTGGGCATGGCACGAACCGAGAAGGAGAAGATGCTCGCGGGTGAGCTGTATGTCGCGGCGGACCCGGAGTTGGTGGTCGGGCGAGCCCGTGCCCGCAAGCTGCTGCGCGCCTACAACCAGTCCACCGAGGAGGAGCTGGGGCAGCGCGAGACCCTGCTCTCCCAGCTCCTGGGCGCGGTGGGCCCGGGGGTGTGGATCGAGCCACCCTTCTTCTGTGACTACGGCGAGCACATCCGGCTGGGCGCTCGCGTGTACATGAACTTCCAATGCGTCATCCTCGACTGCAATCTGGTGACGTTGGGAGATGACGTGTTCCTGGGCCCTGGCGTGCACATCTACGCGGCCACCCACCCGCTGGACCCGGACGAGCGAATCAAGGGCCCCGAGCTGGGACGCCCCGTCACCATTGGCGCCAAGGTATGGATTGGCGGTGGGTCCATCATCTGCCCGGGGGTGACGATCGGCGAGGGCTCCACCATTGGCGCGGGCAGCGTGGTGGTGAAGGACATTCCCCCCTACGTCTTCGCCGGGGGCAATCCCTGCCGCGTCATCCGCAACCTGCGCTGAGCATCTCGTATGACAGGAATTGATTCGGAGGTTCCTCCGCTGGCGCGCGAGTGGGCGGCGCGCTTCGCCAACTTCGAGCAGGTTCGAGCGGTGGCGCTCGGTGGCTCCTGGGTGACGGGGTCCGCCGATCCGCTCTCGGACCTGGACGTGATCGTCTATGCGAGCCCTCCACCTCCCGCCGAGGCACGACGCGCCCTCATCCTGCCCACCGCGCGGCGGGCCGAGATCGACAACACGTTCTTCGGCACCGGCGATGAATGGATCGACCAGAGCGGCCAGGGCGTGGATGTGGCCTACTGGAGCCCGGAGTGGATGGAGGACCAGTTGGAGCGTGTCCTCGTGCGCTTCGAGGCGTCGCTCGGCTACACCACCAGCTTCTGGCACACGCTGAGGAACTCACGCGTGCTCTTCGACAGGACGGGATGGCTCACGCGACTCCAGGAGCAGGCGCGGCTGGCCTACCCGGAGCCCCTGCGCCGCGCCATCGTGGAGAAGAACCATCCGGTGCTGCGGAGGAAGCTGGCCTCGTACCTGGAGC carries:
- a CDS encoding sugar O-acetyltransferase, whose amino-acid sequence is MARTEKEKMLAGELYVAADPELVVGRARARKLLRAYNQSTEEELGQRETLLSQLLGAVGPGVWIEPPFFCDYGEHIRLGARVYMNFQCVILDCNLVTLGDDVFLGPGVHIYAATHPLDPDERIKGPELGRPVTIGAKVWIGGGSIICPGVTIGEGSTIGAGSVVVKDIPPYVFAGGNPCRVIRNLR
- a CDS encoding putative quinol monooxygenase; this encodes MYGLIGRMIAAPGKRDELLAALNGSTGHMPGCLSYVIALDREHPDALWVTEVWDSAESHKASLSLPEVRAAITKARPIIAGFDNRVETIPVGGVGLAKAT
- a CDS encoding amylo-alpha-1,6-glucosidase — encoded protein: MTAATESPTLPRLSFSWPEGADFTELLPREWLVTNGRGGYASGSLSACNTRRYHGLFIPGLEKKGRTVMLARLNEEVLVRGQTYRLDTEQCADGNHVTGGARLLRGFHLEGLVPHWLYQLGEARLQRKLTLVHGENTLVVVWEHLSGPEVGLRLRPFPALRMHDDKLHTTLLEPTVFLSSSRVELRASEGAPPMRMRLYSSAPAPFVGLRETSAPQLYTVERSRGYDHLETLVSPGYFDCTLRPGERLAMCVTTEDAAVLERDPHETFSLEYERERRLLVQVPPAARTGVSARLVLAADQFIIAPTRSTDEAWARAVGQDVRSVIAGYHWFTDWGRDTMISLEGLTLSTGRHATAAAILRTFHHHVRDGLLPNLFPEGESEGLYHTADATLWFFHAVDRYLQHTKDEQLLRDFYPTLTGIITHHQKGTRHNIRVDPKDGLLSQGEEGYQLTWMDAKVDGWVVTPRRGKAVELNALWFNALRLMVEWSERLGEDARPYAAAAEQAHGSFNRRFWNPATGCLFDVVDGEGGKDDPAVRPNQVFAISLKNPVLRRDKWEPVMTKVHEQLLTPVGLRSLAPGHPDYKPNYDGDLRARDAAYHQGTVWGWLIGHYVDATLKLSEDKRDARAVLEGMKQHLEHAGVGQISEIFDATEPFRPRGCIAQAWSVAETLRVFLKTDVP
- a CDS encoding nucleotidyltransferase domain-containing protein, whose product is MTGIDSEVPPLAREWAARFANFEQVRAVALGGSWVTGSADPLSDLDVIVYASPPPPAEARRALILPTARRAEIDNTFFGTGDEWIDQSGQGVDVAYWSPEWMEDQLERVLVRFEASLGYTTSFWHTLRNSRVLFDRTGWLTRLQEQARLAYPEPLRRAIVEKNHPVLRRKLASYLEQIELALRRADPVSVQHRVTAVLASYFDILFALNRVPHPGEKRLLAHAKRICPKRPPELEAQVEAVIRSVGFPAQDLLSNLHALLDGLDALLESEGLLSNWNA